The nucleotide window AGAAGTGTCTTCTAGGAGAGCTAGGATCATGAGAAGCTGTAGATTTCCTTTTGTATGATTGATGTTGTTAGATTGGGcatgtaaaattttaaatagatAGATACTGTGCATAGTTGTAAGGAATTATAATAAGTTTTTTCTAAGTTAAGATTGTATGGATGTTACCTTAATCATAAGCATACTCTTTGTATTCAGTGTATGAATGTGCAAGTTGCACTTTAACTATTTTAAATGTTATGAAGAGGTTAAAATTTCGAACCATTTCAAAGGAAAATGTATTATGTTTCTATGTAAAGTTTAAAGTGTACTTGATATGAGTTGctcaaattttgattaattatcaAAAGAGCTTTATGTTAAATAGGTTTTTAGGCTTGTTACGGATTTTGGCAGTCTAAAGTTGACTTGATCCTTAGCACTAGTAACAGCCTCTAGTTGGGCTGTTACAGTGATGGTAAGGTCTCTCTGAAAAGAATGAAAGTAATTTTCAAGACAATATCACATGCCTTCATCAGAGCAAGTGGGCAAGTGGACAAGTCGTAGGATTTTTTAGATTAGTCCATGCCCTAAACATGGATCTTATTTACTAAAGTCTACAGTAGCTATTACTATTATACTTAGAAGTGTCTGTGACAATCATATTAGGATTTGGGTCTTCATATGGTAGCCATGTTAATATTATGTATGAAGAGTTTTCTTAAGTTTTTAGAAGTTCGATGCACTCAGTTAGCTATTTAATGCCCTTAATTGGCTTAAGGTAACCTATGGTTCATGATACCCCCAATAGGATCCTTATGGGCACTTATTAGATGATCGTTGAGTAAGCAGGGGAGCTCATTGTTCTTCAAGTGGCAGAGGTTGTAGAGGACAAATCACTTTTCTTGAGGTTTGGAATTATCATGTCAAAGCCCATCAAATCCCCGTGGACTCCACAACGTTTTTGTTCTTTATGTAAGGGTTGTAATCATTTTTCTTAACACATGGCTTTATCTAAAAGGTCATTTTTTTTACCCTTAAATTAGAACTGAAATTTTTCTTCTTAGAAGATATTGAAGAACTCAAATTGAAGCATTTTTAAAATGAATTATTTAGAatttaaacttatattaaataaattaaacacTATCTAACAAATTTTTCACTCAATTGAGTATACttaaaattacattttaatttatatttaaacaaatTTTTTATCCACATTTATCAACAAATCTatccaattttttttataaaaaatcaacctataataaaattcaaaatttctaaatttaaatcctTATTTATTGAAATATTTGGGTTGGAATTTATTATCTTAACTCTTTATTTGGATTGAagtaggagaaaaaaaaaagaaaaatttgatttgtcaaatttcatttatttgaataacaaataaatgagagaaatgaagataaaatatttatcaatttcttttcaataattcaaaatatttctTTGGTGAAGCAGAAGAAAATAAAGAGAATtagatattatttatattaaaactattcatatatacttaatatcttataataataaaatcacaattcagaaaaattctattTCTCTTCTAttaaaatatctaaataataaaaaagtaatttttattctttttcttttatatatatatatatatatatatatatatatatatgtttataaATATTCCCCTCTTACCTTCacttgttttctttaatttctcattGTTTTCTCTTCAACCGCACAAAGGATAAACGTGTAGATGATTATGACGTGGCACCAACAAGTATAAGGTGTTAACTAGAATGCCCGGCAGCCCGCTGCTGCCGCTGGCAACAAATCACTGTCTTGCTCACTTCAGTCAAATTTTTTCGAAGAACTTTTGCTTCACTTCTAAGTGAAGCAATTCCACCATATCGTCACCTTCACGCAGAAACAGTAGAATCTCGCTTCAAGTTTTGCTTGTTTTCATTAGATCTCATCAATCTTCAGCTCCATTTCAATTCTGAGTAAGTTAAATTCTTCTCCTATCTCTTTTTCCCAGATTTCACTAGTTTCTTGACTCATTTCAAGATTTCAGTGAAATGAGGAGAGCCCATGAATGAATTAGGTCTAAGTAAACTTGGGTTTGGATTCGTTTTCTAGGTTTGTTTCAAGATCTGGGTAGATTTCAGAATTTGGGTTCTCAAAGGTTGAGCAAAAGAGACCATGAAAGAGACTAATCCAGCAACTGAGCCTATAGGGCAAAACCTGATAAAGCTAATAAGCAATTTATGTTTCTCAGTGTTTGTATTCTTAGTTCTGATATTCACAGTTATTGCAATCACTTACCAGCCTCCAGATCCATGGCTGGAATCAGCTCCTGCCCTTACTAAATTCTTTACTCAGAGTGAAAATGCTACTTTCAAAAATGACAATTCTATCCTTAAAACTGGTGAGGATTTACAAAGCGTGTCAGCTCCTGCAGTACCACCTGCTTTAGTGATTGAACCGATCACTGAACAAGTGATTGAGAAATCTGAGAAGGTCGCTAACATGACCCTCCAATCATCTGGTTGTGAGGATTTGCAGGTTGTGAATTGCTCAGACCCGAGGGTTCTGATAACAGTTGAGAAGTTCAATTTGAAGTGGTTCAAGTCTATTGTGTTTTTGGAATATCAAACCCCTGTTAATGGGTCAAAGCCAAATGAGTGTGATGTGGCCTGGAGGTTTAGAAACAAGAAAGAGAAGTCATGGAGAAAGTATAGGGACTTTAGGAGGTTTGAGTTTGGAACTgggaaaaattgtaataaaattgtgcaCGCAGGTGGTTGGCATTCAGGCATTAATGCCCAGAGGCAAAGGAATAGAGTTAATGCTACTAAGAGTGGTGGCAATATTCTGAAAATTACATCAACATTTCGTGATGAGGAGATAAATGACACAATCCCAAGTTTGGGATCAGAGATGAATTTTAGGAAAGGGAGGTACCTTTATTATTCTAGGGGAGGGGATTATTGTAAGGGAATGAATCATTATATGTGGAGTTTCTTGTGTGGATTAGGGGAGGCGATGTATTTGAACAGGACATTTGTGATGGATTTAAGCATATGCTTGGCTGGTAGTTATAATCCAAGTGGCAAGGATGAGGAGGGGAAGGATTTTCGGTATTATTTTGATTTTGAGCATCTTAAGGAGTTGGCATCAATTGTAGAAGAGAGTGAATTTTTGAGAGATTGGAAGAAATGGGTTCGAGCCCATAAGAAGAAGGTGCCAGTTAGGAAGGTTGTTACCCATAAGGTGACACCAATACAACTGAGTAAAGATAGGAGCACAATTATTTGGAGGCAGTTTGATGCTCCAGAGCCAGAAAATTATTGGTACAGAGTTTGTGAAGGGCAAGCTGCAAAGCACATTCAGAGGCCATGGCATGTGCTTTGGAAATCAAAGAGATTGATGAATATAGTTTCAGAGATCAGTGGGCAAATGGACTGGGATTTTGATGCAGTTCATGTGGTTCGAGGAGAGAAAGCACAAAATAAGGAGCTCTGGCCTCATTTGGATGCTGATACTTCACCCGATGCACTTGTTGTGAAGCTTCAAGGGATGATTCAGCCTAGGAGGAATCTGTATATTGCAACCAATGAGCCATTCTATAACTACTTTGATAAACTGAGATCTCACTTCAAGGTTCATTTGCTTGATGATTACAAGGCATTGTGGGGAAACACTAGTGATTGGTACAATGAGACAATGCTTTTAAATAATGGATGGCCAGTTGAGTTTGATGGATACATGAGAGTTGCAGTTGACACTGAGGTTCTTTACAGGGCAAAGATGCGTGTGGAAACATTTTATAATTTGACCAGTGACTGCAAGGATGGGATCAATACATGCTAAAAAGGTTGGATGCTAGTTACTTTTTCATAGATTGATTCACATCACTTGTTTTCTTGATACAGTTACAGAAATATGCTGCTAAACTCGTTTTTGGCTAGTTTGTGTATTtccttgttttttttttctattgatgATTAGCAATTCCATTTGATCATCACAATCCTATAtctgtaatataaatttaaattttgttcTATTATCTTATTATCTTTTTTGAAGTGAACGAATGTGgtctatatatttatttaatctcCACTCCTGTATGGTATGCTCAAATTATATGTGCCTATACTTAATTCTGTCATCTTATGATCCTTTTCAAAGTGAATTAATGTTTTATCTATTACCTGGTTATTTGTGCACATCCAAATGTGCACATAATTTGGTAAGTAAAATAAATTCAGATTACTTTTTTATTTCCCTCACCCCTTTGAAATTGAGATTTTTATATCTAAGCTTTCACTGGTCATGTAAGACCTTAAAAAGCTATAAAATGCCCAGTAGATGTATTTAGGGATGATGTTCTCTCAAGGTGGTGATTGGAATTTCTTGTAGATTTCACATTCGTCTATTAACAGCATGCACAGTTTCAGTTTCACTGAAGGCTTCCCTCTTTATGTTGTTTGCTTCCctttggttgagaaaaattttgttTACGAAATTGGAGATTTAAGCTGAAAAATGTCACATGTGGAAGAGAACTAGAATGTCAAACGTGAGAGAGAATCAATAAAAGACACTGAGAATTTCTTAGAATGCCTCATCAGGAGAGGCCTCCTCATTAACACCTGAAAGAGATCGAGTCCTTTTTGTTGGTTACTGAACTAATAACCACTCTTAAACACCCTTGACACACTCCTCAAAAACATCAATTTTAAGACCATTAGTCTTTTATAATAATGTATGTAACTGGCATCAAAATCGTGACATATCCAAGACTCTACACTTTAAAGCTAGATTAACAAGTATGTTACCAGCATATGTTGTAGAACACTTTCACTTCAGGTTCATTAAAATGTCTTCACTCCCACTTGATGCTAGATTCATTGGCTTTGTTTATTTGTTTTGTCTTTTTCATGTGAATGAagattttttcttccttttttaacATGGTGCAATTTATCATGTGATGTGAATCTCTCAACTTGATCTTTACAATCTTGCATCTCTTTTGCTCAAATTCTTTGATTTCAGTAGAGGTTCCATGTGTTGGTGGCCAGGCCGAGTTAGCCATTATGTAGATGGTCCAATTCCGACATAAAAGAAATTGACCAATTTCATTCCTTCCACTTTTTGTATACTCTCTGCATGTATGATTCATCTTAACTCAAGTTGAATTAACAATAAACATGCACTGCTGGTCTGCTATAACTGTGCATGAatgcatagttattaaaggctcaagaTGCACCAATGTGTCAAGGGGTCCTGGAGCCTAGATGCAAGGCGCAAGATGAGAtgggatgaaaaaaaaaaaaaaagtcaaacaaatgtgaatatttcatcaaattttaaataacataaaactataaataataataactaatatgCATTCAAATACTAATATATTAAAGGTAAAATGCTTATTTTGACCCTTATACTATTGGTCAAAAGTTAAATAAGCCCTTAAAATCTTTTTGGTCCAAAAATGTCACTCAACTATTTAAAATAGCAAATTTAACACCAAAAGTTAACAAACATCGGTTCATTTTGAACCAGACATTAATCACATGACAACGAACGTCCATTTTCCTTCCATGCTTATCGTCATCTCTACAATTATATGTTTCACTTTTCAATGTGTGGGCCGTGCTTGAATCATCATCCAAACTAACCTCAACTTGTTCTTGCTCTTTTCTCTACCTCATCCACTGATCTCCACCTCTTTCTGCTTCCACAGCTCACACACCTCATGAGATCAAGATGCCTTTCAAGAGAAGGCTGATGTTAAGAACAAGTGGGAGAATAGCTCACGGGGCAAAAATTTTATTGTCCATGGAATCTATAGTTTTTGACAGAAGAAAACAACTCGTTTTTTCTCTGGAAGCTCATATCTATAAGGTTGAACTTTATTTCTGGTATGAGGCCCGAAATGGAGTTCATGAAGTTTATACTTGCCAAATCACCATTGCTTTAGATGATCCTTGTTGAACCAAATGAAAATGATTCTTTCTACAGTGAATCAAGGGTGATGAAGGACTTGATTCGCTTTCCTCGTGCCTCAACAACATTAGAAATCATATACCACATGGTGGCATCAAATGATGATTATTGAACCTAATCAAGGGTGATGAAGCAAATGATGATTGTTGAACCTAATCAAGTAGATCCTTTCACCAGTTAGTTAAGGAAGTTGAAGGACTTTATTCACTTCCCATATGCTTCAACAATAGCAAAAATTAAATCTGGAATTGGATGAAACAACTTGATTTATCTACTTTTTTGTAAATGCTTCACTAATAGCTAAAATACAGTCAGCAGCAGATACTGAAAGGCAAGACAATAACTCAAATCCATCCTACCCAGTTCTACAGAGCACAACGATAGAAAATGAGAGGAGAAGGGAGGAAGAAAATTATATGGCCATTAAATTTCATCATGACATATACATTCAGGTGAACAACTTGCAACACTTCCTGAAAAGAAGTTAGATAACTAAATTAAAATGGCATTATACGCTTGTAGCTATTGCCATTCATTCAGTACCAAGCCAAATTCAACCTAAAAATGTACATTTTAGTTCAAAAGCAATCAAATTAGTAGAATCCCCACAACAAAAGAATGGGCAAACTAAACATGGATATTGCATAAACGACGATAGGAATGTCAGACATCAAACATAAGCATCTGTCTATAAGCATATGACCAAACTCTCTTTCACAGAAAAAAGAGTGAGAAACCCATCACGTATATGCAAACAACTAAAAAATTTAGCCATGAAAATGTTTCCCACCTAGCAtagaaaaattttaagaataatTACTTCTCCAAAACAAACCAAGAACTATATAACAATCATCTTTCTAACTAAAATGTCAGCAAGACTCCTAGAAACAGCTTGGAAAACAAATTCATCTTGAAAGAGCCAGTTTATAAGTATCAAAGCTTGCTCACAGTGCTTTGAGTCTTTCCTTCTCAAAGAATGTTGATGGTCTATTGTTTACCATTTAGGTGACGACTTGTTGCTTCAGAATAGACTCCGGCACAGCAAGGGCTACAGGTTTTTCCTGTATTTAAAGTTCATCTTTGCATTTCCTACTTGAGGGAAAATCTGCAGTTTGAAATTCAGTTACCTATAGAAGAAGACTTGGTTTAAGCATACAGATAAATATTTAATTCTGCAACTTAATCTTTCactttaagagaaaaaaaaaaaaaaaaaaaagaaccttaGAGAAGAAGCGAGGGAGGCTGCGACATGATTGGTTCAAGTAATCTGATGAAGAAGAGAATGCATGGAGGCTCAAAGGTTTTAGCCAAATTAGGTCGTGTTGGCGGTAAAACTTGCATTGTTAAAGCCTGGCGTTAATGGACATGTAACTATGTTAACTATGGTGTTAAATTTACTATTTTAAATAGATGAGGGGCTTCTTTGGACCCAAAAAGAGTTAAAGGGCTTATTTGAATTTTGACCAATACTTTAAGAGCTAAAATAGGCCATTTGCTTGTATTAAAACTTGAATAGTCTTTTaatgtctcaaaactaaagtcaactaattataaaataattactctTCAATCTTCATCAAGAGTAGCAtcataattttcttttcttctatacCTTCATTCTTTTAATACTCATcttcaaaatcaatattttcatcttCTTTCTCATCTTTAACAACTAAAGGAGTATTATTTTGTTCTCAAGTTAATAAATGTTGTTTTTCCTTTACCttttggcatagatcttgaaatatAGATGCAATATTTTTCTTTTCTGAAAAGATAATAAGAGAGTATTAGTATTGAAAATGGAAATATGGGAGGTTTGTGATCTTGAGTGTGGTGGTATGATGAGATTTTGGCAACTATTTACCACAAACAATACTAATTTCAAAAACTTCATAGTGCGTCAATATTGGATTCTAGTATATCGACAAATTTTGAGATGCATGATAGTGTTTTTCATCAATGGAAGTGCTCGCCGAAGGTAGAAATAAAGAAGACGCGTTTTTTTAAAGTCTTGCGCTTGAAACAAGGTGCTCATCTAGACGTATAAGGTGAGGGCCTGGTGAATGTTGTTCGCCTTTCTCCTTTAGAGGTGTTAGGGTTGGAGCCTGGTAAGCCTTGAGCCAGAGTCTCGACTTTAATAACTATGGATGGCAACCTGTTCTACATCACTTAATTCTTTCCTAGTGTTTTTCCTGCTTTGCCTTTTCTTGTGTTTGTATTTTTTTTCATCTTGTAGGTAATATTAGAATCTGTTTGCCAAATATTGAGGTATATATCAATGATTCAATTAGGAACTGTCTTGTAATAGAAAACAGATGAAAActattttccatttatttttgtgTGAGcttgatgatattattggaaggaTTTCCTCTTCTATCAAGGCTCACTCAAAATCACCACTTGCAGTCACAGTTCACATGTCAACTATCAAAACACTCTTTGAAATCAAAATATGGCTCACAATGACACAGTTTGCTTCCATAAATAGCATTAATGCCTATTTAACACATAATTTGTTGTGTATTTTCACCCATTTTGGGTTTGCACACACCATGCAAAGAATCAATAATGAGGATAAGCTTCTAAAAAGAATCTTCTTCTTAGAAATATACCAAGGGATTAAACAGCTACAAATTTGCATTGTTTTCTTCTATTATCCAGCTATGACTTGGTGCCACTTGATCATGCAAAGGTACAAAATCCTGATAAAATGCATTCAAAAGAGGAGTTGATATGAGAAAATTGGCATATGATTGAACCGTAACTGGAGcttaatcatttaaaaaaaaaaaaatagcatatgaggtgaagtgaATAATTAGTACCTCCATCCTTTGGATTAATTCCTGAGCATTCTTTGCAGAAATGACAATGTTCCTTGCGCAAGGTTTGATGAATCCCTCTTCTACACCTTTGTCAAACAATCCAAGCAAGCTATCATAATACCCATCTACATTTAACAGACCCACCTGTTTTTATTTTTGCAACCAATTTTAGAGAGAGAGGGACACAGAGAGGTTTCAACAACGAATATACTTTCAAAGTGGAGGTAAATTTCATGTACATAAGCTGGTTTACACATAAAACAAGTTGCTGGCAAAATTACTTGGAATTGCCAAATATAATCTCTGATtagaatataaaatttcataagaatttaatttaattgatttcttATTTGTCAATTTTcatgtttaaaataaaaaaaattaaattttttaacttaaaataaaaataatttttaaaaaatagaaatcaTATAAAATTGTGTGAAAAATCATTTGAATTCTtttcttataaataatttattataaatgaaGCCAATATTATTAACACTTAAAATCCTTGCTATTTTGAAACCATATAGCCATTACACATATGGCTGGGACTTTATATCAGGGGTGTCAATTTATGTTCAATGGTTACGTCATGTCCCCAATATGTAAATAACATGATTTAAATTAACAGCACAAGACTTCATGTTAGGGTGTCAATTCAgtagaatttttataaaattatatttgattttttttttaaatataaaaatttttatattgaaaaaattgaattattttattttaaatataataataaataaataaattaaattgaattattataaaattttgtattttaaataaggagattaagaaaatataaaataaagaaaattttgagttgggTGCAATCTTGTCCATTGAACAGgtgtaataataaatttattaatattttctacAGCAAGAAAAAAGAAAGTCAAGACAGCTTGAAAGGATTTGGCTGTTTTCCTTTGACCTTTTGTAGCAAACTAAAATTTAGAGGTCCACTTGATTTTGGTTGAAACCTCATTTTAATTAGGTCCCAATCCCATTTTCATGGCATATATCAAATATATTGATTGCTATGACAATTGATAttgttttattcatttaattttaattaaaatttaaatttaataattttaaaagtaattctattgtcattaaattaaatttgttaattataataattaacactttaaacacactaaaaacaacattttcaattttcaaagCCAAATATTAGCTTTAATTATGGGCCTATAAGGGTGCCAAGTCTAGTTCATGGCCATCCCTATCACACTTTAATAATTAAAGTGTAATGAAAAATCTATAGCCTTGTATATATATTACTATTATTAAGAATTAAAGTGTAAACTAACTAATGAAACTTAGTAgccataataattaattttacttgGAAGTAATAAAGATGAAAATATATGTTAGAGAAAATCTAGCAaggattttaataatttatttccaTATTCAAAAGTAAAAATTTGAGCAAAGCTTTTGATTAAtttcttctaaaaaaaaaaaataaaatctttattcatCTGCATAGTCTGTAGGTATGCAAGGAAATTTTTTTAAGTAGATGTTAAATAAgatgtatatatttattttatttttatttttcaataatttaagttaAAAAATAAGTTGGTCCAATACAAGAAACCATAAAAAGTTTATTTAATTTCCTAATTTTATCaacttatttttcaaaaaaaaaaaaattatagaccaaacattgaaattttcatttattatgcTCTATATATTAGATATATTTGACCACTAGTTTACTTCCTAATGGCATTGACATAACTAAATATAGAAGAACATGAGGATGATTAATTAGTAGTTCTAAACTTCTAACtgtaaaattaaaaggaaaaatgaataagaaaaaaagctaatgatattaaaaaatataaaaaagtttAAAATGTGTGATTTAggtttaataatatataattttataattaattagagttattaagtttaaataaatatcccattaatatatatatatatatatttcaatcatTGAAAATAAATTATTCTAAAAAAATAAGGATTTTTTAAGAATAAATTATTTGGTGCAAAAATAAgggttttttctttttatatccCTCATAATTTGCACCAAATTAGCAAGTGTAAATTTCCATCATAAAATAGGAATTTGCTAATTCaatgtaaaattttattaatatagaaatttaggaaaaatttaacaTGGCACCTTATGTTTAAAATTCAACCATTAAATTCTCTCAAATGACTATCCTAAATGCGATAGATATGCTAAGTGAAAAAATCTGACCAAAATATAGATTAAAGACAGTAAAAGAAAACCTGCCAAATGCAACAAAAATATCCTCAATGATGAAAACAGCTGGGTATAAATTTTGCTTCAAAAGAAATCCTGTTGTAATGAATAATTATTGAGTAAAAAAACCTTCTGAATATTATATATAGAAATGAATAGAAGCCATTAATTTGACATACCCTTGtgtttagaaataaattaagagGGGTGGGGGAATCTTAAGATTCTCATCGTTaatgttaattatatatattgttttcaatacaaataggaaaaaaaaaatcctatattGAGTTCTGATGAAACAACACTGGCCATTTTGTATTTATGATCATAACAACTGTATTATGTTAACATTAAATAGTTGATTAGATGATCAattcaaatatttatataaactatTGATTGAGGAGATACAATTATCATAAGTTTTTAAGCCTTTTATACATATTTTAAGAGGTACACTTTTTAACTTAAAGATACATA belongs to Hevea brasiliensis isolate MT/VB/25A 57/8 chromosome 4, ASM3005281v1, whole genome shotgun sequence and includes:
- the LOC110655537 gene encoding uncharacterized protein LOC110655537, producing the protein MKETNPATEPIGQNLIKLISNLCFSVFVFLVLIFTVIAITYQPPDPWLESAPALTKFFTQSENATFKNDNSILKTGEDLQSVSAPAVPPALVIEPITEQVIEKSEKVANMTLQSSGCEDLQVVNCSDPRVLITVEKFNLKWFKSIVFLEYQTPVNGSKPNECDVAWRFRNKKEKSWRKYRDFRRFEFGTGKNCNKIVHAGGWHSGINAQRQRNRVNATKSGGNILKITSTFRDEEINDTIPSLGSEMNFRKGRYLYYSRGGDYCKGMNHYMWSFLCGLGEAMYLNRTFVMDLSICLAGSYNPSGKDEEGKDFRYYFDFEHLKELASIVEESEFLRDWKKWVRAHKKKVPVRKVVTHKVTPIQLSKDRSTIIWRQFDAPEPENYWYRVCEGQAAKHIQRPWHVLWKSKRLMNIVSEISGQMDWDFDAVHVVRGEKAQNKELWPHLDADTSPDALVVKLQGMIQPRRNLYIATNEPFYNYFDKLRSHFKVHLLDDYKALWGNTSDWYNETMLLNNGWPVEFDGYMRVAVDTEVLYRAKMRVETFYNLTSDCKDGINTC